Proteins found in one Massilia sp. H6 genomic segment:
- the rpoD gene encoding RNA polymerase sigma factor RpoD has translation MDKGQDTAEVRTASPAPVSQTTDAAALAAIDTSGYVLPSVKVPGRRGRKPKEFTPENDEIAALNAVERAELKAADKAKAKDRKAKEKALLKDAFSSDTEASEEELEIRRNKLKALIKSGKERGFLTYSEINDHLPENIVDPEAIEGIIGTFNDMGIAVYEHAPDAETLLLSDNVATVTSDDEAEAAAEAALSTVDSDFGRTTDPVRMYMREMGSVELLTREGEIEIAKRIEHGLKDMIQAISACPVTIAEIIDAASKIDKDEIKIDEIVDGLVDAEGEEQNVQVPAAATSSDDDEDDDDAEEGAEEEEEEEAASASGAAGYSAEQLEALKQSALAKFSHIAQQFDKMRKAFEKDGYNSKAYVKAQEAISNELLGIRFTAKVVEKLCDTLRGQVDEVRHIEKQILDVAVNRCGMPRAHFIKVFPGNETNLEWVDGEVDAGHAYSAILGRNIPTIKELQQRLIDLQARVVLPLPDLRNINRQMAAGEMKARKAKREMTEANLRLVISIAKKYTNRGLQFLDLIQEGNIGLMKAVDKFEYRRGYKFSTYATWWIRQAITRSIADQARTIRIPVHMIETINKMNRISRQILQETGAEPDPATLAIKMEMPEDKIRKIMKIAKEPISMETPIGDDDDSHLGDFIEDNNTLAPSDAALHASMRGVVKDVLDSLTPREAKVLRMRFGIEMSTDHTLEEVGKQFDVTRERIRQIEAKALRKLRHPSRSDKLKSFLEGSN, from the coding sequence GTGGACAAAGGTCAAGACACGGCCGAGGTTCGTACGGCGAGCCCGGCACCAGTGAGCCAGACCACCGATGCAGCCGCATTGGCCGCAATCGATACGTCCGGTTATGTCCTGCCATCCGTCAAGGTGCCGGGACGCCGCGGGCGCAAGCCGAAGGAATTCACGCCCGAGAACGACGAGATCGCCGCCCTCAACGCGGTTGAGCGCGCCGAACTGAAGGCCGCGGACAAGGCCAAGGCCAAGGACCGCAAGGCCAAGGAAAAAGCGCTGCTGAAAGACGCCTTCTCGTCGGATACCGAAGCGAGCGAAGAAGAACTCGAGATTCGCCGCAACAAGCTCAAGGCCCTGATCAAGTCGGGCAAGGAGCGCGGTTTCCTCACGTATTCCGAGATCAACGACCACCTGCCAGAGAACATCGTCGATCCGGAAGCGATCGAAGGCATCATCGGCACCTTCAACGACATGGGCATTGCCGTCTACGAGCACGCGCCCGATGCCGAGACCCTGCTGCTGTCCGACAATGTCGCCACCGTCACAAGCGACGATGAAGCCGAAGCCGCCGCCGAGGCCGCCCTGTCGACCGTCGACTCCGACTTTGGCCGCACCACCGATCCGGTCCGCATGTACATGCGCGAGATGGGCTCGGTCGAGCTGCTGACCCGCGAAGGCGAAATCGAGATCGCCAAGCGCATCGAACATGGCCTGAAAGACATGATCCAGGCGATCTCGGCCTGCCCGGTGACGATTGCCGAAATCATCGACGCCGCCAGCAAGATTGACAAGGACGAGATCAAGATCGACGAAATCGTCGACGGCCTGGTCGACGCCGAAGGCGAGGAGCAGAATGTGCAGGTTCCCGCGGCCGCGACCTCGTCCGACGACGACGAAGACGACGACGACGCAGAAGAAGGCGCCGAAGAAGAAGAAGAGGAAGAAGCCGCCAGCGCATCGGGCGCAGCCGGCTATTCGGCCGAGCAGCTCGAAGCGCTGAAGCAGTCGGCGCTGGCCAAGTTCAGCCACATCGCCCAGCAATTCGACAAGATGCGCAAGGCCTTCGAGAAAGACGGCTACAACAGCAAGGCCTACGTCAAGGCGCAAGAGGCGATCTCCAACGAGCTGCTGGGCATCCGCTTCACGGCAAAAGTGGTAGAAAAGCTGTGCGACACGCTGCGCGGCCAGGTCGACGAAGTGCGCCACATCGAAAAGCAGATCCTCGACGTCGCCGTGAACCGCTGCGGCATGCCGCGCGCTCACTTCATCAAGGTCTTCCCCGGCAACGAAACCAACCTGGAATGGGTCGATGGAGAAGTTGACGCCGGCCACGCCTATAGCGCCATCCTAGGCCGCAACATCCCGACCATCAAGGAACTGCAGCAACGCCTGATCGACCTGCAGGCGCGCGTCGTGCTGCCGCTGCCAGACCTGCGCAATATCAACCGCCAGATGGCGGCCGGCGAAATGAAGGCGCGCAAGGCCAAGCGCGAGATGACCGAGGCCAACCTGCGCCTGGTGATTTCGATTGCCAAGAAATACACCAACCGCGGCCTGCAATTCCTCGACCTGATCCAGGAAGGCAATATCGGCCTGATGAAGGCGGTGGACAAGTTCGAATACCGCCGCGGCTACAAGTTCTCGACGTATGCCACCTGGTGGATCCGCCAGGCCATCACCCGCTCGATCGCGGACCAGGCGCGCACCATCCGTATTCCGGTGCACATGATCGAAACCATCAACAAGATGAACCGGATCTCGCGCCAGATCCTGCAGGAAACTGGCGCCGAGCCAGACCCGGCAACGCTTGCCATCAAGATGGAAATGCCGGAAGACAAAATTCGGAAGATCATGAAGATCGCGAAGGAACCGATTTCGATGGAGACGCCTATCGGCGACGACGACGACTCGCACCTGGGCGACTTCATCGAAGACAACAACACGCTGGCGCCGTCGGACGCCGCGCTGCACGCCTCGATGCGTGGCGTGGTAAAGGACGTGCTCGATTCGCTGACCCCGCGCGAAGCCAAGGTGCTGCGCATGCGCTTCGGCATCGAGATGTCGACCGACCACACGCTGGAAGAAGTCGGCAAGCAATTCGACGTCACCCGCGAGCGCATTCGACAGATAGAAGCCAAGGCCCTGCGCAAGTTGCGCCACCCATCGCGCTCGGACAAGCTCAAGAGCTTCCTGGAGGGCAGCAACTGA
- the dnaG gene encoding DNA primase has protein sequence MIPQSFITDLLNRVDIVDVVGRYVQLKKGGANFMGLCPFHNEKSPSFTVSPTKQFYHCFGCGAHGTSIGFLIEYSGMGFVDAVKDLAQGAGMVVPEADDKIPPQQRAAQQAQALAMTDALTQACTFYRAQLREAPNAIAYLKNRGLTGEVAARFGMGYAPGGWDNLRSVFPDYEALALVESGLVIDKVDEDGGNKKRYDRFRERIMFPIRNTKGQVIGFGGRVLDSGEPKYLNSPETPLFQKGLELYGLFEARQSIRDTGYVLVTEGYMDVVALAQLGFPQAVATLGTACTSTHVQKLLRQTDTVVFSFDGDKAGRRAARRALEACLPQVNDDKIIKFLFLPPEHDPDSFVREYGGDAFAQEINEAMPLSQFLLREVTTEHDLATPEGRAHAQFEAKPLLQSMAPTALRLQIVRGLASLTESTPAELEALFELSKPVSVIRKAPPRQGRPQPVGLPLQMLRILVSHPHLALLLDETILQSFDFLGQDDADSLRYLASVAQALGEHGNFAALSQQLKEVTGVYDSIISEIAAEPESDIDADRICLMSAVREIKIDTLKKESNQLLSSSSMTPDQVTRYREIAAELDALDKEAIAERAPR, from the coding sequence GTGATTCCGCAATCATTCATTACCGATTTGCTCAACCGTGTCGATATCGTCGATGTCGTGGGCCGCTACGTCCAGCTGAAAAAGGGCGGCGCCAATTTCATGGGGCTGTGCCCCTTCCATAACGAAAAATCCCCCAGCTTCACCGTTAGCCCAACCAAGCAGTTCTACCACTGCTTCGGCTGCGGCGCCCATGGCACCTCGATCGGTTTTTTGATCGAATACTCGGGCATGGGCTTCGTCGATGCCGTCAAGGACCTGGCCCAGGGCGCGGGCATGGTGGTGCCAGAGGCCGACGACAAGATTCCGCCGCAGCAGCGCGCCGCCCAGCAGGCGCAGGCGCTGGCCATGACCGATGCGCTGACCCAGGCCTGCACCTTTTACCGCGCCCAGTTGCGCGAGGCGCCCAATGCCATTGCCTACCTCAAGAACCGCGGCCTGACCGGCGAAGTCGCGGCCCGTTTCGGCATGGGGTACGCGCCCGGCGGCTGGGATAACCTGCGGTCGGTCTTCCCCGACTACGAGGCGCTGGCGCTGGTCGAGTCGGGCCTGGTGATCGACAAGGTGGACGAAGACGGCGGCAACAAGAAGCGCTACGACCGTTTCCGGGAGCGCATCATGTTCCCGATACGTAACACCAAGGGGCAGGTGATCGGCTTCGGCGGCCGCGTGCTCGATTCAGGCGAGCCAAAATACCTGAACTCCCCGGAAACCCCGCTGTTCCAGAAAGGCCTGGAGCTGTACGGCCTGTTCGAGGCGCGCCAGTCGATCCGCGACACCGGCTACGTGCTGGTGACCGAGGGCTATATGGATGTCGTCGCACTGGCCCAGCTCGGGTTTCCGCAGGCTGTTGCCACCCTTGGCACCGCCTGCACCAGCACCCACGTGCAAAAGCTGCTGCGCCAGACCGACACCGTGGTGTTCAGCTTCGATGGCGACAAGGCCGGCCGCCGCGCAGCCCGCCGCGCGCTCGAAGCCTGCCTGCCGCAAGTGAACGACGACAAGATCATCAAGTTTCTGTTCCTGCCGCCGGAGCACGACCCGGACAGTTTCGTGCGCGAATATGGTGGCGACGCATTTGCCCAGGAAATCAACGAGGCCATGCCGCTGTCGCAATTCTTGCTGCGCGAAGTCACTACCGAGCACGACCTGGCCACGCCGGAAGGCCGCGCCCACGCCCAGTTCGAAGCCAAGCCACTGCTGCAATCGATGGCGCCGACCGCGCTGCGGCTGCAGATCGTGCGCGGCCTGGCCAGCCTGACCGAGTCCACCCCGGCCGAACTCGAAGCCCTGTTCGAACTGTCGAAGCCGGTATCGGTGATCCGCAAGGCGCCGCCGCGCCAGGGCCGGCCCCAGCCAGTGGGCTTGCCTCTGCAAATGCTACGCATCCTGGTATCGCATCCGCACCTGGCCTTGCTGCTGGACGAGACCATCTTGCAATCGTTCGATTTCCTGGGGCAAGATGATGCCGACAGCTTGCGTTACCTGGCGAGCGTGGCGCAAGCACTGGGCGAGCACGGCAACTTCGCTGCACTGTCGCAGCAACTGAAAGAGGTAACGGGGGTGTACGACAGCATCATCTCGGAAATCGCTGCCGAACCGGAATCGGATATTGATGCCGATCGAATCTGTCTCATGAGCGCCGTACGCGAAATTAAGATTGACACGTTAAAGAAAGAGAGCAACCAGTTGTTGTCTTCTTCCAGCATGACCCCAGATCAGGTAACGCGCTATCGTGAAATTGCCGCGGAGCTAGACGCGCTTGACAAGGAGGCAATTGCCGAACGAGCGCCGCGCTGA
- a CDS encoding GatB/YqeY domain-containing protein, which yields MSLKAQLTEDMKAAMRAKESGRLNTIRLMLADIKRREVDEQIELDDTQVLAIIEKMIKQRKDSISQFEAGGRADLADIEKAELVILAAYMPAGLSDDEVAAEVAAAVAATGAAGPQDMGKVMGVLKPKLAGRADMTAVSALVKKALAGG from the coding sequence ATGAGCCTGAAAGCACAACTGACCGAGGACATGAAGGCGGCCATGCGCGCCAAGGAAAGCGGCCGCCTGAACACCATCCGCCTGATGCTTGCCGACATCAAGCGCCGGGAAGTGGACGAGCAGATCGAACTGGACGATACCCAGGTGCTGGCCATCATTGAAAAGATGATCAAGCAGCGCAAGGATTCGATCTCGCAGTTCGAGGCTGGCGGCCGCGCCGACCTGGCCGATATCGAAAAAGCCGAACTGGTCATCCTGGCGGCCTACATGCCGGCTGGCCTGTCCGACGACGAAGTGGCCGCTGAAGTTGCCGCCGCCGTGGCCGCCACCGGCGCCGCCGGCCCGCAGGACATGGGCAAGGTGATGGGGGTGCTCAAGCCGAAGCTGGCAGGGCGGGCCGACATGACCGCGGTGTCGGCGCTGGTAAAGAAGGCCTTGGCCGGCGGCTGA
- the rpsU gene encoding 30S ribosomal protein S21 → MTTIRLKENEPFEVAMRRFKRTIEKTGLLTELRAREFYEKPTAERKRKLAAAVKRHYKRIRSQQLPKKLF, encoded by the coding sequence ATGACCACTATCCGCCTTAAAGAAAACGAGCCGTTCGAAGTCGCCATGCGTCGCTTCAAGCGCACTATCGAAAAAACTGGTCTGCTGACCGAACTGCGCGCACGCGAGTTCTACGAAAAGCCAACTGCAGAGCGCAAGCGCAAGCTGGCCGCTGCCGTGAAGCGCCACTACAAGCGCATCCGCAGCCAGCAACTGCCAAAGAAACTGTTCTAA
- a CDS encoding NAD(P)/FAD-dependent oxidoreductase, translated as MAKHYDVAVIGAGAAGMMCAAVAGRRGKSVLLIDHATKLAEKIRISGGGRCNFTNINAGPANFLSQNPHFCRSALARYTAQDFLDLVKKHRIPHHEKHKGQLFCTESSEHIIQMLRDECDAGEVSWRMPCKVGAIEQRDGGFHITLDDGDVACDSVVIATGGLSIPKIGATDFGYCIATQFGLQIVEPRPGLVPLTFDGPSWEVFAPLAGIALEVEVSTGSAGKAKGGKGGQSRGGHFREDLLFTHRGLSGPAILQISSYWQPGTPIVLNLLPDMDVAEELIGAKTTVKKQLGNVLTQWLPARLVDGLLAANGFAPDARLADMADARLRKLGDAINRWEIVPTGSEGYRKAEVTLGGVDTRELSQQTMMANKVPGLYFIGESVDVTGWLGGYNFQWAWASGFVAGSSV; from the coding sequence ATGGCAAAACACTACGATGTGGCAGTAATCGGCGCGGGCGCGGCCGGCATGATGTGCGCGGCGGTCGCCGGCCGACGCGGCAAGAGCGTGCTGCTGATCGACCATGCCACCAAGCTGGCCGAGAAGATCCGCATCTCTGGCGGCGGACGCTGCAATTTCACGAACATTAACGCCGGGCCGGCCAATTTTTTGTCGCAGAACCCGCATTTCTGCCGCAGCGCCCTGGCGCGCTACACCGCCCAGGACTTCCTCGACCTGGTCAAGAAGCACCGCATTCCGCACCACGAGAAGCACAAGGGCCAGCTGTTCTGTACCGAATCGTCCGAACACATCATCCAGATGCTGCGCGACGAATGCGATGCGGGCGAGGTCAGCTGGCGCATGCCGTGCAAGGTCGGCGCCATCGAGCAGCGTGACGGCGGTTTCCACATCACGCTGGACGACGGCGATGTCGCCTGCGACAGCGTGGTAATCGCCACCGGCGGCCTGTCGATCCCGAAAATCGGCGCGACCGACTTCGGTTACTGCATCGCTACCCAGTTCGGGCTGCAGATCGTCGAACCGCGTCCCGGCCTGGTGCCGCTGACCTTCGACGGACCGAGCTGGGAAGTGTTCGCGCCGCTGGCCGGCATCGCGCTGGAAGTCGAGGTGAGCACCGGCAGCGCAGGAAAAGCCAAAGGCGGGAAGGGCGGCCAGTCGAGGGGCGGCCATTTCCGCGAAGACCTGCTGTTTACCCACCGCGGCCTGTCCGGCCCGGCGATCCTGCAAATTTCGAGCTATTGGCAGCCCGGCACCCCGATCGTGCTGAACCTGCTGCCCGACATGGATGTGGCCGAGGAGCTGATCGGCGCCAAGACCACCGTCAAGAAGCAACTCGGCAACGTACTGACCCAGTGGCTGCCGGCGCGGCTGGTCGATGGCCTGCTGGCGGCCAACGGTTTCGCGCCCGACGCGCGCCTGGCCGACATGGCCGACGCCAGGCTGCGCAAGCTGGGCGACGCCATCAACCGCTGGGAGATCGTGCCGACCGGTTCGGAAGGCTACCGGAAGGCCGAGGTGACGCTGGGCGGCGTCGATACGCGTGAACTGTCCCAGCAGACCATGATGGCCAACAAGGTGCCGGGCCTATATTTCATCGGCGAATCGGTCGATGTGACCGGCTGGCTGGGCGGCTACAACTTCCAGTGGGCATGGGCATCCGGATTTGTCGCCGGCAGCAGCGTCTGA
- a CDS encoding collagen binding domain-containing protein — protein sequence MLLPALAPVAAAPSQQSEANLVLLEVRLGNQLLSDAVTGYEIGRDVFLPLGELARLLTLAIRVVPGEGRASGFILSQERAFSLDVPGRVLDSAGRREELDRSQFKLLSDDIYVASKTLQRWLPVDLELDMSSLALKVRPREQLPLQARLERRKHGSAPGAPGGYADPGYPRLATPYRLADLPFIDQTFGLSASKTDGRRQADAAYTAYLTTDLLGMEAALYASRNRQDPSSGLRLTLGRNDPDAGLLGPLHARTALFGSVPLPGVANISPSSATGNGLLVSNRPLNQPTSFDRHTLQGALPPGWDVELFYNDALVGFQQSRPDGKYSFEDQLLAYGPNEFRLVFHGPLGQLRVERQSFLLEQSAVPRGALYYDAGAHRDLAGRARALAQFEWGVSERINALGGWQRVPLLDGSARSYANLGLRAYWNSLIATADAARADDGGTLAQLGLKTRLGNVAVSASHAQLDNFSSDFFSQGGDPVRSRDEVRADGVVAAGGNRFFPVALQLRHDRLASSTRKLDVQARISAYLDGIALTNALRWQKLGSQELADGLFQVSRRVAGIGLSGQLQYTLTPNATLGSAAVSADYYLNDGYLLNLGLTRTFLDRGLRATGALNKSLGSYGLGINAYYANRRDYGLGMQFFMAMGLEPRASRLMLDAQPMANMGAASIRVFLDKDLNGIMDGSDEAIANAGFTVNGANYAVRTGASGIAYLARLPTHQHTDIALDPGTLDDPQWQPRLPGVRIVPRPGKVSQVEFAVHLTGEIDGTTYLYANGARRAIGDLQLELVDASRKVVASITSAADGYYVLTGVFPGNYFLRVSPQQLKRLGLTDTGMHMITIEPDGTVLNGRDLDVRAMDEA from the coding sequence ATGTTGCTGCCGGCCTTGGCGCCGGTGGCGGCGGCGCCATCGCAGCAATCCGAGGCCAACCTGGTGCTGCTGGAAGTGCGGCTCGGCAACCAGCTGCTGTCCGATGCCGTAACCGGCTACGAGATCGGCCGCGATGTCTTTTTGCCGCTGGGCGAACTGGCGCGCCTGCTGACCCTGGCGATCCGCGTGGTGCCGGGCGAGGGACGTGCCAGCGGTTTCATCCTCAGCCAGGAGCGCGCCTTCAGCCTCGACGTGCCCGGGCGCGTGCTCGATTCGGCTGGCCGCCGCGAAGAGCTCGACCGTTCGCAGTTCAAGCTGCTGTCCGATGATATCTACGTGGCCAGCAAGACCTTGCAGCGCTGGCTGCCGGTCGACCTCGAGCTGGACATGTCGAGCCTGGCCCTGAAGGTGCGCCCGCGCGAGCAATTGCCACTGCAAGCCCGGCTGGAGCGGCGCAAGCATGGCAGCGCGCCGGGTGCGCCGGGCGGGTATGCCGATCCTGGCTACCCGCGCCTGGCCACGCCTTACCGGCTGGCCGACCTGCCCTTCATCGACCAGACCTTTGGGCTGTCCGCGAGCAAGACGGATGGCCGGCGCCAGGCCGACGCGGCCTATACGGCCTACCTCACCACCGACCTGCTCGGCATGGAGGCCGCGCTATATGCCAGCCGCAACCGGCAAGACCCGTCCTCGGGCCTGCGCCTGACGCTGGGCCGCAACGACCCCGATGCCGGCCTGCTCGGACCGCTTCATGCGCGTACCGCGCTGTTCGGCAGCGTGCCCTTGCCGGGGGTGGCGAATATCTCGCCGAGTAGCGCGACCGGCAATGGCCTGCTGGTCAGCAACCGGCCGCTCAACCAGCCGACCAGCTTCGACCGCCACACGCTGCAGGGCGCGCTGCCGCCAGGCTGGGACGTCGAGCTGTTCTACAACGATGCGCTGGTCGGCTTCCAGCAATCGCGCCCGGACGGCAAGTACAGTTTCGAAGACCAGTTGCTGGCCTACGGCCCCAACGAGTTCCGGCTGGTGTTCCATGGCCCGCTGGGCCAGCTGCGCGTGGAGCGCCAGAGTTTCTTGCTGGAGCAGTCGGCGGTGCCGCGTGGCGCGCTGTATTACGACGCCGGCGCCCACCGCGACCTGGCAGGGCGCGCCAGGGCGCTGGCGCAATTCGAATGGGGCGTGAGCGAGCGCATCAATGCGCTGGGCGGCTGGCAGCGCGTGCCGCTGCTCGACGGCAGCGCGCGCAGCTATGCCAACCTGGGCCTGCGCGCCTACTGGAACAGCCTGATCGCCACGGCTGACGCGGCCCGCGCCGACGATGGCGGCACGCTCGCCCAGCTCGGCCTGAAGACGCGGCTCGGCAACGTCGCCGTGTCGGCCAGCCATGCGCAGCTGGACAACTTCAGCAGCGACTTCTTCAGCCAGGGGGGCGACCCGGTGCGCAGCCGCGACGAGGTGCGCGCCGATGGCGTCGTCGCTGCCGGCGGCAACCGGTTTTTTCCGGTGGCGCTGCAGTTGCGGCACGACCGGCTGGCCTCAAGCACCCGCAAGCTCGACGTGCAGGCCCGGATCTCGGCCTACCTTGACGGCATTGCGCTGACCAATGCGCTACGCTGGCAAAAGCTCGGCAGCCAGGAGCTGGCCGACGGCTTGTTTCAGGTCAGCCGCCGGGTGGCAGGTATCGGCCTGAGCGGGCAGCTGCAGTACACGCTCACGCCCAATGCGACGCTTGGTAGTGCGGCGGTATCGGCCGACTATTACCTGAACGACGGTTACCTGCTCAACCTTGGCTTGACGCGCACCTTTCTGGACCGCGGGCTGCGCGCCACCGGCGCCCTCAACAAGAGCCTGGGCAGCTACGGACTGGGCATCAACGCGTATTACGCGAACCGCCGCGACTACGGCCTGGGCATGCAGTTCTTCATGGCCATGGGGCTGGAGCCGCGCGCCAGCCGCCTGATGCTCGACGCCCAGCCGATGGCCAACATGGGTGCGGCCTCGATCCGCGTCTTCCTCGACAAGGACCTGAACGGCATCATGGACGGCAGCGACGAAGCCATCGCCAATGCCGGCTTTACGGTCAATGGCGCCAACTATGCGGTGCGCACCGGCGCCAGCGGCATTGCCTACCTGGCGCGCCTGCCGACCCACCAGCATACCGACATCGCCCTCGATCCAGGTACGCTCGACGACCCGCAATGGCAGCCGCGCCTGCCTGGCGTACGCATCGTGCCGCGCCCGGGCAAGGTGAGCCAGGTCGAATTCGCGGTTCACCTCACGGGCGAGATCGACGGCACTACCTACCTGTATGCGAACGGCGCGCGGCGCGCGATCGGCGACCTGCAGCTGGAACTGGTCGATGCCTCGCGCAAGGTGGTGGCCAGCATTACCAGTGCGGCGGACGGCTATTACGTCCTTACCGGCGTTTTTCCAGGCAACTACTTTCTGCGCGTGTCGCCGCAGCAGCTCAAGCGGCTGGGCCTGACCGATACGGGCATGCACATGATTACCATCGAACCCGACGGAACGGTGCTCAATGGGCGCGACCTCGATGTGCGGGCGATGGATGAAGCCTAG
- a CDS encoding molecular chaperone encodes MFFSPFVSAALFRLRQAKPGLLACLLLAPCLPAHAELMLHPTRIVFDKNLRAAQIELINNGSKPASYRIALVNRRMTEAGQFEAADQALEGERFADAMLRYSPRQVTLQPGTAQTVRIMLRKPAELADGEYRSHLLFDKLPEVAGNASIENRGAEDGKIGVAINAMVGASVPVIVRHGSVDARVSLGALALQRDSAGRSLLTLRFERAGSSSVYGDVSVTFTPRGGKPLNLAQVGGLAVYAPNPVRQATLPLQAPAGVALAGGTLDVAYHDRPEAGGKLLAQASLHLP; translated from the coding sequence ATGTTTTTCTCCCCGTTCGTCTCCGCTGCCCTGTTTCGCCTGCGCCAGGCGAAGCCCGGCCTGCTCGCCTGCCTGCTGCTGGCGCCATGCTTGCCCGCGCATGCCGAACTAATGCTGCACCCGACGCGCATCGTGTTCGACAAGAACCTGCGTGCGGCCCAGATCGAGCTGATCAACAATGGCAGCAAGCCGGCCAGCTACCGCATCGCGCTGGTGAACCGCCGCATGACCGAAGCCGGCCAGTTCGAGGCCGCAGACCAGGCGCTGGAAGGGGAGCGCTTTGCCGACGCGATGCTGCGCTATTCGCCGCGCCAGGTGACGCTGCAGCCGGGTACCGCGCAGACGGTAAGGATCATGTTGCGCAAGCCGGCCGAACTGGCCGACGGCGAATACCGCTCGCACCTGCTGTTCGACAAGCTACCGGAAGTCGCAGGCAATGCCAGCATCGAAAACCGCGGCGCCGAGGACGGCAAGATCGGCGTGGCGATCAATGCGATGGTCGGCGCCTCGGTGCCGGTGATCGTGCGCCATGGTAGCGTGGATGCACGGGTGAGCCTGGGCGCTCTCGCGTTGCAGCGCGACAGCGCCGGGCGCTCGCTGCTGACCCTGCGGTTCGAGCGCGCAGGCAGCAGCTCGGTGTATGGCGACGTGAGCGTGACGTTTACGCCGCGCGGCGGCAAGCCGCTCAACCTGGCCCAGGTGGGCGGACTGGCGGTGTACGCGCCCAACCCGGTGCGCCAGGCTACGCTCCCGCTGCAGGCCCCGGCCGGGGTGGCGCTCGCTGGCGGCACGCTCGACGTCGCCTATCACGACCGTCCGGAGGCGGGCGGCAAGCTGCTGGCGCAGGCCAGCCTGCATCTGCCGTGA
- a CDS encoding DUF4402 domain-containing protein, whose product MQPARYPAVLAAATVMLAALALPCQRAAQAQQLSVSNMSNLDFGRFVAGSGGTVVLSAAGVRSRTGGVILLTSPATGPARFNIGKSGNGAGGKAVIISLPSNGSVRLSSGAHSMAVNSFVNNPQSIASVPNGGVALGVGATLVVAPNQPPGNYTGSFPLTVNYQ is encoded by the coding sequence ATGCAGCCAGCTCGCTACCCGGCAGTCCTGGCCGCCGCCACCGTCATGCTGGCGGCGCTGGCACTGCCGTGCCAGCGCGCCGCCCAGGCCCAGCAGCTTTCGGTCAGCAACATGAGCAACCTCGACTTTGGCCGCTTCGTTGCCGGCAGCGGCGGCACGGTCGTGCTCAGTGCGGCCGGCGTGCGCTCGCGCACCGGGGGTGTCATCCTGCTTACTTCCCCGGCGACCGGCCCAGCCCGGTTCAACATCGGCAAGAGCGGCAACGGTGCCGGCGGCAAGGCAGTGATCATTTCCCTGCCGTCAAATGGCAGCGTCAGGCTAAGCAGTGGCGCCCATTCGATGGCGGTCAACAGCTTCGTCAACAATCCGCAGTCGATCGCTTCCGTCCCCAATGGTGGCGTTGCGCTGGGGGTCGGTGCAACCCTGGTCGTGGCACCCAACCAGCCGCCGGGCAACTACACCGGCTCGTTTCCCCTGACCGTTAATTATCAGTAG
- a CDS encoding DUF4402 domain-containing protein: MTKLARFTSTHLPLAAMALAIAATVAAGSANAASTQAATSSTVVTPINIVKAADLSFGSFAPSGSAGTVTVSPNNARGVTGGVTAMAGGSTAAQFTVTGQASSTYSISVVGTTLTSDANTMAFTPITDLTASAITSGTVTSGTLTAGTQTIYVGGILSVGANQVAGSYSGTVTATVDYN; encoded by the coding sequence ATGACCAAGCTCGCTCGCTTTACCTCGACCCACCTTCCACTGGCCGCAATGGCATTGGCCATCGCCGCGACCGTTGCCGCCGGCAGCGCGAATGCCGCCAGCACGCAGGCAGCCACGTCCAGTACCGTGGTCACCCCGATCAACATCGTCAAGGCTGCCGACCTGTCGTTCGGCAGTTTCGCACCGAGCGGTTCCGCCGGCACCGTCACCGTCAGCCCGAACAACGCGCGCGGCGTGACCGGCGGCGTTACCGCCATGGCCGGCGGCAGCACCGCAGCCCAGTTCACCGTAACCGGCCAGGCAAGCTCGACCTATTCGATCAGCGTTGTCGGCACCACGCTGACCTCGGATGCGAACACGATGGCGTTTACCCCGATCACCGACCTGACCGCCAGCGCCATTACTTCCGGTACCGTCACGAGCGGCACCCTGACCGCTGGCACGCAAACGATCTATGTCGGCGGCATCCTGAGCGTCGGCGCCAACCAGGTGGCTGGCAGCTACAGCGGCACCGTCACCGCTACCGTCGACTACAACTGA